In the genome of Rhodoplanes sp. Z2-YC6860, one region contains:
- a CDS encoding ABC transporter permease yields the protein MTDIAHSDPPPATAVAAPPVKRAAKSSLIWNTRFIGVIFIGVLLVLWEIAAAYAIFPPMSFPRISAIIATWWRLVISGELLGEVLPSQWRMFAGYFIGVVLGVAVGVLMSYVRFFYNLLEPITEILRPIPSPAYLPIMILFLGIDDEMKIFMIAFASFFPVLLNTYSGVRSVDPIQLQTARTFGVSGRKLLMQVVLPASSPYIFTGMRISLAVALIVMVISEMVAASNGIGYFILSAQRGFKIRDMFAGVLTLAALGYLLNWLFLLIENRILAWHYGYTQQRG from the coding sequence GTGACCGACATCGCGCACAGCGACCCGCCGCCGGCCACGGCCGTCGCTGCTCCGCCAGTCAAACGCGCGGCAAAGTCCAGCCTGATCTGGAACACGCGCTTTATCGGCGTCATCTTCATTGGCGTGCTGCTGGTTCTGTGGGAGATCGCCGCCGCCTACGCGATCTTTCCGCCGATGAGCTTCCCGCGTATCAGCGCGATCATCGCGACCTGGTGGCGACTTGTGATATCCGGCGAACTGCTCGGCGAGGTGCTGCCGAGCCAGTGGCGGATGTTCGCGGGTTATTTCATCGGAGTCGTGCTGGGAGTCGCGGTCGGCGTGCTGATGAGCTACGTCCGCTTCTTCTACAATCTGCTCGAGCCGATCACCGAAATCCTGCGTCCGATTCCGAGCCCGGCCTACCTGCCGATCATGATCCTGTTTCTCGGCATCGATGACGAGATGAAGATATTCATGATCGCCTTTGCGAGTTTCTTTCCGGTGCTGCTCAACACCTACAGCGGCGTGCGCAGCGTCGATCCGATCCAGCTGCAGACCGCGCGCACCTTCGGCGTCTCAGGCCGCAAGCTCCTGATGCAGGTCGTGCTGCCGGCCTCGTCGCCTTATATCTTCACCGGTATGCGGATCAGCCTCGCGGTGGCGCTGATTGTGATGGTGATCAGCGAAATGGTCGCGGCATCGAACGGCATCGGCTATTTCATCCTGAGCGCGCAGCGCGGCTTCAAGATTCGCGACATGTTCGCCGGCGTGCTGACGCTTGCTGCGCTCGGCTATCTCCTCAATTGGCTGTTCCTTCTGATCGAGAACCGAATTCTGGCTTGGCACTACGGCTACACCCAGCAGCGCGGTTGA
- a CDS encoding cyclase family protein, with product MSRIVDLTLPVTSNMAGIPKIAFYEQNPTRVQAVTVVSEEQRATLTAERVDLLPDAPITNSMNTVFTLNTHIGTHIDAPRHFYADGYSVTDLPLDRIVMREAVVIDVSHKKPGEGVTGDDLERTGVKPAPGQIAVIKTLWTNRAFGKPEFWAQTIHLEPSVGEWVERQGVSAVAMDCFPEKPFWLMTLTPAERGANHKRWLKAGIPMIQMLTALDRIAPRFMLTALPLKLQGMDGAPARVIGIEP from the coding sequence ATGTCCCGCATCGTCGATCTGACGCTTCCCGTCACCTCCAACATGGCCGGTATCCCGAAGATCGCCTTCTACGAGCAGAACCCGACGCGCGTTCAAGCCGTCACTGTCGTGAGCGAGGAGCAGCGCGCGACGCTCACAGCCGAGCGGGTCGATCTCCTGCCGGACGCGCCGATCACCAACAGCATGAACACGGTGTTCACCCTGAACACCCACATCGGCACGCACATCGATGCGCCGCGGCATTTCTATGCCGACGGCTATTCGGTCACCGACTTGCCGCTCGACCGCATCGTGATGCGTGAGGCGGTGGTGATCGATGTCAGCCACAAGAAGCCCGGCGAGGGCGTCACCGGTGACGATCTGGAACGCACCGGCGTGAAGCCCGCACCCGGGCAGATCGCCGTGATCAAGACGCTCTGGACCAATCGCGCCTTCGGCAAGCCGGAGTTCTGGGCGCAGACCATTCATCTCGAGCCGAGCGTCGGCGAATGGGTCGAGCGCCAGGGCGTTTCGGCGGTCGCCATGGACTGCTTTCCGGAGAAGCCGTTCTGGCTGATGACGCTGACGCCCGCTGAGCGCGGCGCCAATCACAAGCGCTGGCTCAAGGCAGGCATTCCGATGATCCAGATGCTCACCGCGCTCGACCGCATCGCGCCCAGGTTCATGCTGACGGCGCTGCCGCTGAAGCTCCAGGGCATGGACGGCGCGCCGGCGCGGGTCATCGGCATCGAGCCTTGA
- a CDS encoding ABC transporter ATP-binding protein yields the protein MSPSGTTVLRVRGLHKSFAAAGNTTVALNGVDLDIAEGSFVSIVGPSGCGKSTLLQIMAGLASPTAGDVFYKDRCIEDPPPDVLYVFQQYTRSLFPWKTVERNVAFGLENKGTLSRAEIASRTSELIGLMKLSGFERHYPWQLSGGMQQRVAIARALACRPAVLLMDEPFSAVDALTRVGLQELLRSLWRELKLTVVFVTHDVDEGVYLSTRVVALTRAPGTIAIDVPIDLPGPRDQIATRALPAYLDYRARLLAQLFADEGLKRTEAA from the coding sequence ATGAGCCCGTCAGGCACGACCGTCCTTCGCGTTCGAGGCCTGCACAAGAGCTTCGCTGCGGCCGGGAACACCACGGTTGCGCTCAACGGCGTTGATCTCGACATCGCGGAAGGAAGCTTCGTCTCGATCGTCGGTCCCTCGGGCTGCGGCAAGTCCACCTTGCTGCAGATCATGGCGGGGCTGGCGTCGCCGACCGCGGGCGACGTCTTCTACAAGGACCGCTGCATCGAGGACCCGCCGCCGGATGTGCTCTACGTGTTCCAGCAATACACGCGCTCGCTGTTTCCCTGGAAGACGGTGGAGCGCAACGTCGCCTTCGGACTGGAGAACAAGGGCACGCTGTCGCGTGCCGAGATTGCTTCGCGCACAAGCGAACTGATCGGGCTGATGAAGCTTTCCGGCTTCGAGCGCCACTATCCATGGCAGCTTTCCGGCGGCATGCAGCAGCGCGTTGCCATCGCCCGCGCGCTTGCTTGCCGCCCTGCGGTGCTGCTGATGGACGAACCTTTCAGCGCGGTCGACGCGCTCACGCGTGTGGGCCTTCAGGAGCTTCTTCGTTCTCTCTGGCGCGAACTCAAGCTCACCGTGGTGTTCGTCACCCATGATGTCGACGAGGGCGTCTATCTCTCGACCCGGGTCGTGGCGCTGACGCGGGCGCCAGGCACCATCGCCATCGACGTGCCGATCGATCTGCCCGGCCCACGCGACCAGATCGCGACCCGGGCGCTGCCCGCTTATCTCGACTACCGGGCGCGGCTCCTCGCTCAACTCTTTGCCGATGAAGGCCTCAAACGGACGGAGGCCGCGTGA